In Candidatus Hydrogenedentota bacterium, a single window of DNA contains:
- a CDS encoding DNA methylase, producing the protein MQKKPELTLQTTTLWEYPSQHYGDAEQGSKDYIGATPSYIVWNLLERYTKKNDLVVDPMCGSGTTLDVARDLGRRALGYDIAPFRKDIFRADARKLPLETEKADFVFVDPPYSTHVDYSDDPACIGKLDALSPEYYDAMEHVIREIHRVLRPKRYMGLYVCDSWRKKKPFAPIGFRLFAILEKYFEPIDVVAVVRHNKSLKRRHWHTEAIAGNYFLRGFNYLFIMRKPDAPKPAPREQGKRDRRRT; encoded by the coding sequence ATGCAGAAGAAACCCGAATTGACCCTCCAAACCACCACGCTCTGGGAGTACCCCTCCCAGCACTACGGCGACGCCGAACAAGGCAGCAAGGACTACATCGGCGCGACGCCCTCGTACATCGTCTGGAACCTGCTCGAACGCTACACGAAGAAAAACGATCTCGTCGTCGATCCCATGTGCGGCAGCGGCACCACGCTGGACGTCGCGCGCGATCTCGGACGCCGCGCGCTCGGCTACGACATCGCCCCGTTCCGGAAAGACATCTTCCGCGCGGACGCGCGCAAGCTGCCGCTCGAAACCGAAAAGGCCGACTTCGTGTTCGTCGATCCGCCGTACTCGACGCACGTCGATTACTCCGACGACCCCGCCTGCATCGGCAAACTCGACGCGCTCTCACCCGAGTACTACGACGCGATGGAACACGTCATCCGTGAAATCCACCGCGTCCTGCGCCCGAAACGCTACATGGGCCTCTACGTGTGCGACTCCTGGCGCAAGAAAAAACCGTTCGCGCCAATCGGCTTTCGCCTCTTCGCCATCCTCGAGAAATACTTCGAACCCATCGACGTCGTCGCCGTCGTCCGCCACAACAAATCCCTCAAACGCCGCCACTGGCACACCGAAGCCATCGCCGGCAACTACTTCCTCCGCGGATTCAACTACCTCTTCATCATGCGAAAGCCCGACGCCCCCAAACCCGCCCCGCGCGAACAGGGTAAGCGTGACCGGAGGCGTACATAA